One Streptomyces fagopyri DNA window includes the following coding sequences:
- a CDS encoding NAD-dependent epimerase/dehydratase family protein, translating to MPAARTVLLTGAAGGLGTLMRRLLPEHGHRLRLLDLLPVEGEPDAITADLADRAALREAVRGVDAIIHLAGISLEASFDKILKANIEGTHHLYEAAREEGVRRVVFASSNHAVGFTPRPHGRAPFGEDSLIPVDTPRRPDTFYGLSKSFGEDLAQFYWDKHGLETVSVRIGSCFAEPTSVRMLSVWMSPGDGARLFHAALTAENVGHTVVYGSSANTRLWWDLSTARALGYEPQDDSEPYAGKLIAEQGELDPDNPDHAHLGGHFTTHPPIWPY from the coding sequence ATGCCCGCTGCCCGCACCGTTCTGCTCACCGGCGCCGCCGGCGGACTCGGCACCCTGATGCGGAGGCTGCTGCCCGAGCACGGCCACCGGCTGCGCCTGCTCGATCTGCTCCCGGTCGAGGGCGAGCCGGACGCGATCACCGCGGACCTGGCCGACCGGGCCGCACTGCGCGAGGCGGTACGCGGGGTCGACGCGATCATCCACCTCGCCGGCATCTCCCTGGAAGCCTCCTTCGACAAGATCCTCAAGGCGAACATCGAGGGGACCCACCACCTGTACGAGGCGGCACGCGAGGAAGGCGTACGGCGGGTCGTCTTCGCCTCCTCCAACCACGCGGTCGGCTTCACCCCGCGCCCGCACGGGCGGGCCCCGTTCGGCGAGGACTCCCTGATCCCCGTCGACACCCCCCGCCGGCCGGACACCTTCTACGGCCTGTCGAAGTCCTTCGGCGAGGACCTGGCCCAGTTCTACTGGGACAAGCACGGCCTGGAGACGGTCTCGGTCCGCATCGGCTCCTGCTTCGCGGAGCCCACCAGCGTGCGCATGCTCTCCGTATGGATGAGTCCCGGGGACGGCGCCCGCCTCTTCCACGCGGCGCTCACCGCCGAGAACGTGGGCCACACGGTCGTCTACGGCTCGTCCGCCAACACCCGTCTGTGGTGGGACCTGTCGACGGCACGGGCACTGGGCTACGAGCCGCAGGACGACTCCGAGCCGTACGCCGGGAAGCTCATCGCCGAGCAGGGCGAGCTCGACCCGGACAATCCGGACCACGCCCACCTGGGCGGCCACTTCACCACCCACCCGCCGATCTGGCCGTACTGA
- a CDS encoding 5-dehydro-4-deoxyglucarate dehydratase, translated as MTSAPLAARLSIPSGPLFFPVTAYGPGGALDLDVYREHVRRGVEAGAAAVFACCGTGEFHALAPEEFQECVRVAVEEAAGRVPVVAGAGYGTALAVRFARLAEEAGADGLLAMPPYLVVAGQEGLLRHYRELAAATSLDVVVYQRDNAVFTPATVVELARSEGIIGFKDGLGDLDLMQRIVSAVRSEVPGDFLYFNGLPTAELTGLAYRGIGITLYSSAVFCFAPEIALAFHAALNAGSDDMVNRLLDGFYRPFVDLRSQGRGYAVSLVKAGVRLRGLDVGEVRPPLHEPTEDHVKQLAELVERGYALLEPAEGESL; from the coding sequence GTGACGTCAGCCCCCCTTGCCGCTCGGCTCAGCATCCCCAGCGGGCCGCTGTTCTTCCCCGTCACGGCGTACGGCCCGGGCGGCGCCCTCGATCTGGACGTCTACCGCGAGCACGTACGGCGCGGTGTCGAGGCCGGGGCGGCCGCGGTCTTCGCCTGCTGCGGCACCGGCGAGTTCCACGCGCTCGCGCCCGAGGAGTTCCAGGAGTGCGTGCGGGTGGCCGTGGAGGAGGCGGCGGGACGGGTGCCGGTCGTCGCGGGCGCGGGGTACGGGACCGCGCTCGCCGTACGGTTCGCGCGGCTCGCCGAGGAGGCCGGGGCCGACGGACTGCTCGCGATGCCGCCGTACCTCGTGGTCGCGGGACAGGAGGGGCTGCTGCGCCACTACCGGGAGCTGGCGGCCGCCACCTCGCTGGATGTCGTGGTGTACCAGCGCGACAACGCCGTGTTCACGCCCGCGACCGTGGTCGAACTGGCCCGGAGCGAGGGGATCATCGGCTTCAAGGACGGCCTGGGCGACCTGGACCTGATGCAGCGGATCGTCAGCGCGGTGCGCAGCGAGGTCCCCGGGGACTTCCTGTACTTCAACGGGCTGCCCACCGCCGAACTGACGGGGCTCGCGTACCGGGGCATCGGCATCACCCTGTACTCGTCCGCGGTCTTCTGCTTCGCGCCCGAGATCGCGCTGGCCTTCCACGCCGCGTTGAACGCCGGGTCCGACGACATGGTGAACCGGCTGCTGGACGGGTTCTACCGGCCGTTCGTCGATCTGCGGTCCCAGGGGCGGGGTTACGCCGTGTCGCTGGTCAAGGCGGGGGTGCGGCTGCGCGGACTGGACGTGGGGGAGGTGCGGCCACCGCTGCACGAGCCGACCGAGGACCATGTGAAGCAGCTCGCCGAGCTGGTCGAGCGCGGGTACGCGCTGCTGGAGCCGGCCGAGGGGGAGTCCCTGTGA
- a CDS encoding MFS transporter, translated as MTWTVTRVLRDRDAGLYLAAVVVSGFGSSAMWLVSGIWVKDLTGSNGLAALCVFALWAPTLVGPLLGTLADRTRRRPLLIGTNLALAVLLPALLAVDAPDRLWILFAVLLVYGAAGAVHDAAESALVAAVVDRNLLGDFNGLRMTANEGMKLLAPPAGAALYTAYGGARVALLDAVTFALAAGVCALLRVRESPPAPDPATWRARTVVGARYVLGHPELRPLVLAGGTTMFFAGLNGAVIYAVVEGLRHSPAYAGLLYAVQGLGSVLIGLVSGPLLRRWGERRFAAYGIALTAVGVGARAVTSDAVALVCSAAIGAGLPCVLIAAYTAVQRRTPGPLLGRTAATANTLMFAPNALGLAVGAGVVDLVDHRLLLPVLALALLLALRPLLTRR; from the coding sequence ATGACATGGACAGTGACGCGTGTGCTGCGCGACCGCGACGCGGGCCTCTACCTGGCCGCGGTGGTGGTCTCCGGTTTCGGCTCGTCGGCGATGTGGCTGGTGTCGGGCATCTGGGTCAAGGACCTGACGGGCTCGAACGGTCTGGCGGCCCTGTGCGTGTTCGCGCTCTGGGCACCCACACTCGTCGGCCCCCTCCTCGGCACGCTCGCGGACCGCACCCGCCGCCGGCCCCTGCTGATCGGCACGAACCTGGCTCTGGCGGTGCTCCTGCCGGCTCTCCTCGCCGTGGACGCCCCGGACCGGCTGTGGATCCTGTTCGCGGTGCTCCTGGTCTACGGCGCGGCGGGTGCCGTCCACGACGCCGCGGAGTCCGCGCTGGTGGCCGCGGTGGTCGACCGGAACCTCCTCGGGGACTTCAACGGGCTGCGGATGACGGCCAACGAGGGCATGAAGCTGCTGGCGCCGCCGGCCGGGGCGGCCCTGTACACGGCGTACGGCGGCGCGCGGGTGGCTCTCCTGGACGCGGTGACGTTCGCGCTGGCGGCCGGGGTGTGCGCGCTGCTGCGGGTCCGGGAGTCGCCGCCCGCCCCGGACCCCGCGACCTGGCGGGCCCGGACGGTGGTCGGCGCGCGGTACGTCCTGGGGCACCCGGAACTCCGGCCGCTGGTCCTCGCCGGCGGTACGACGATGTTCTTCGCGGGTCTCAACGGCGCCGTGATCTACGCCGTCGTCGAGGGGCTGAGGCACTCCCCCGCGTACGCCGGGCTCCTCTACGCCGTCCAGGGCCTCGGGTCGGTACTGATCGGCCTGGTCTCGGGCCCGCTGCTGCGGCGGTGGGGGGAGCGTCGCTTCGCCGCGTACGGGATCGCCCTGACGGCGGTGGGCGTCGGCGCGCGTGCGGTGACGTCCGACGCGGTCGCCCTGGTGTGCAGTGCCGCGATCGGGGCCGGGCTTCCGTGTGTGCTGATCGCCGCGTACACCGCTGTGCAGCGGAGGACTCCGGGGCCGCTGCTCGGGCGTACCGCCGCCACCGCGAACACCCTGATGTTCGCGCCGAACGCGCTCGGGCTGGCGGTCGGTGCGGGGGTTGTCGACCTCGTCGACCACCGCCTCCTGCTCCCCGTACTGGCCCTCGCCCTTCTCCTGGCTCTCCGTCCTCTCCTGACCAGGCGCTGA
- a CDS encoding TIGR03086 family metal-binding protein, which yields MTDPTLDLGPQALIVARLVAGVTERQLHDVTPCPAYEVRHMLGHVGGLAVAFCDAGRKNLGARTDTSPDAAVPDIAPGWRETVPEALDELAEVWRDPAAWTGETRAGGVTLPGAVAGAVAADELVVHGWDLARATGQEYEPDAAALHASYGFLAAAAQDPGRDKGPFGPVVQVPDDAPLLDRVIALSGRDPGWKS from the coding sequence ATGACCGACCCGACTCTCGACCTCGGGCCGCAGGCCCTGATCGTGGCGCGGCTCGTCGCGGGGGTGACGGAGCGGCAGCTCCACGACGTCACGCCCTGTCCTGCGTACGAGGTGCGCCACATGCTCGGGCACGTGGGCGGACTGGCCGTCGCCTTCTGCGACGCCGGGCGCAAGAACCTGGGCGCCAGGACCGACACGAGCCCGGACGCGGCGGTGCCGGACATCGCCCCCGGCTGGCGTGAGACCGTGCCCGAGGCCCTCGACGAACTCGCGGAGGTCTGGCGCGACCCGGCCGCCTGGACGGGGGAGACCCGAGCGGGCGGCGTGACCCTGCCGGGCGCCGTCGCGGGCGCGGTGGCCGCCGACGAACTGGTCGTGCACGGCTGGGACCTGGCCCGCGCCACCGGCCAGGAGTACGAGCCCGACGCGGCCGCGCTGCACGCGTCGTACGGCTTCCTCGCCGCGGCCGCCCAGGATCCCGGCCGGGACAAAGGCCCGTTCGGCCCCGTGGTGCAAGTGCCGGACGACGCGCCGCTGCTCGACCGTGTGATCGCCCTCAGCGGGCGCGACCCCGGCTGGAAGTCCTAG
- a CDS encoding GntR family transcriptional regulator, with amino-acid sequence MTSVPTPIPSRTQFVQEGIKHRILTGQLTPGQALVESELAAQFGVSKTPVREALKTLAGTGLVVMNQYKGVTVRMVDADMAREVYDVRLLLEPEALRRSVLRGASLAAARDALTRADDASDTAERSLANREFHRALYVSCGNPLLGRMLDEVRDQAALVSTVAWAADPSWEREAGEHREILRLALDGDADGAARALHAHITSFVRRAFPPAQGEDGPE; translated from the coding sequence ATGACCTCTGTGCCCACACCGATACCGTCCCGCACGCAGTTCGTGCAGGAGGGGATCAAACACCGCATCCTCACCGGGCAGTTGACGCCTGGTCAGGCCCTGGTCGAGAGCGAGCTCGCCGCGCAGTTCGGGGTGTCGAAGACGCCCGTGCGCGAGGCGCTCAAGACCCTGGCCGGCACCGGACTCGTCGTGATGAACCAGTACAAGGGCGTCACGGTGCGCATGGTGGACGCGGACATGGCGCGTGAGGTGTACGACGTCCGGCTGCTGCTGGAGCCGGAGGCGCTGCGCCGGTCCGTCCTTCGCGGAGCCTCGCTCGCCGCCGCGCGGGACGCGCTCACCCGTGCCGACGACGCCTCCGACACGGCCGAACGCTCCCTGGCCAACCGGGAGTTCCACCGCGCCCTGTACGTGTCCTGCGGCAACCCGCTGCTGGGCCGCATGCTCGACGAGGTCCGCGACCAGGCCGCCCTGGTCTCCACGGTCGCCTGGGCCGCCGACCCGTCCTGGGAGCGCGAGGCGGGCGAGCACCGGGAGATCCTGCGCCTGGCCCTCGACGGCGACGCCGACGGCGCGGCCCGCGCGCTGCACGCCCACATCACGTCGTTCGTGCGGCGGGCCTTCCCTCCGGCCCAGGGAGAGGACGGACCGGAATGA
- a CDS encoding dihydrodipicolinate synthase family protein has product MTATYETLRAALAEVVAIPVTPFAQDGTIDRDTHRALLRRLLDGGVRTLTPNGNTGEFYALTPEERQLVTELTVEEADDRAAVLVGVGHDVPTAVASARHARTLGAGMVMVHQPVHPYVSEGGWLDYHRAVAESVPELGVVPYVRNPGLPGARLAELADACPNVIGVKYAVPDAACFAAFARDAGLERFVWVAGLAEPYAPSYFSAGATGFTSGLVNVAPSLSLTMIEALRAGDYPAAMKVWEQIRRFEELRAADASANNVTVVKEALASLGLCRREVRPPSRELSESERSEVAAIAAGWPL; this is encoded by the coding sequence ATGACGGCGACGTACGAGACCCTGCGGGCGGCGCTCGCCGAGGTCGTGGCGATCCCCGTGACCCCCTTCGCGCAGGACGGGACGATCGACCGCGACACCCACCGCGCCCTGCTGCGCCGGCTGCTCGACGGCGGGGTCCGCACCCTCACGCCCAACGGCAACACCGGTGAGTTCTACGCCCTGACCCCCGAAGAGCGGCAACTCGTCACGGAGTTGACCGTCGAGGAGGCCGACGACCGGGCCGCCGTTCTGGTCGGCGTCGGGCACGACGTACCGACCGCCGTCGCCTCCGCCCGACACGCCCGCACGCTGGGGGCGGGGATGGTGATGGTCCATCAGCCCGTCCATCCGTACGTCTCGGAGGGCGGCTGGCTCGACTACCACCGGGCCGTCGCCGAGTCCGTGCCGGAGCTGGGCGTCGTGCCCTACGTCCGCAACCCCGGGCTCCCGGGGGCCCGGCTCGCCGAACTCGCCGACGCCTGCCCGAACGTGATCGGCGTCAAGTACGCCGTCCCGGACGCCGCCTGCTTCGCCGCCTTCGCCCGGGACGCGGGACTCGAACGGTTCGTGTGGGTGGCGGGGCTCGCCGAACCCTACGCGCCCTCGTACTTCTCGGCGGGTGCCACCGGCTTCACCTCCGGGCTGGTGAACGTCGCCCCGTCGCTCTCACTCACCATGATCGAGGCGCTCCGCGCCGGCGACTACCCGGCCGCCATGAAGGTCTGGGAGCAGATCCGCCGCTTCGAGGAACTGCGCGCCGCCGACGCCTCCGCGAACAACGTGACCGTGGTCAAGGAGGCGCTCGCCTCACTCGGTCTGTGCCGTCGCGAGGTGCGCCCGCCGAGCAGGGAGCTGTCCGAGTCCGAGCGGTCGGAAGTCGCCGCCATCGCCGCGGGATGGCCCCTGTGA
- the araD gene encoding L-arabinonate dehydratase: MAPVSAGRETRRPEDLRSHQWYGTDGLRSFSHRARTRQLGYLPEEHLGKPVIAILNTWSDINPCHVHLRDRAQAVKRGVWQAGGFPLEFPVSTLSETFQKPTPMLYRNLLAMETEELLRSYPVDGAVLMGGCDKSTPALLMGAASVDLPTVFVPAGPMLPGHWRDEVLGSGTDMWKYWDDRRAGLIGDCEMTELESGLARSPGHCMTMGTASTLTAAAEALGVTIPGASSIPAVDSGHDRMAAAAGLRIVELVHQDRKLSDILTEEAFADAVTTVLGLGGSTNAVIHLIAMAGRAGVTLTLDDFDRTARTVPVLADVRPGGRTHLMEDFHFAGGLPGFLSRITDLLHLDRPTVSYDTLREQLATARVHNDDVIRTRENPVAAEGGVAVLRGNLCPDGAVIKHIAAEPRLLRHTGPAVVFDDYRTMQRTIDDPSLGITADSVLVLRGSGPKGGPGMPEYGMLPIPDHLLKQGVRDMVRISDARMSGTSYGTCVLHVAPESHIGGPLALVRTGDSITLDVEARSLRLDVDDEELERRRALWTAPPERYERGYGALYNEQITQADTGCDFAFLARPGKVPDPYAG, translated from the coding sequence ATGGCCCCTGTGAGCGCGGGACGGGAGACGAGGCGCCCGGAGGACCTCAGGAGCCACCAGTGGTACGGCACCGACGGGCTGCGCTCCTTCAGCCACCGGGCCAGGACCCGCCAGCTCGGCTATCTGCCCGAGGAGCACCTCGGCAAGCCGGTCATCGCGATCCTGAACACCTGGTCCGACATCAACCCGTGCCACGTCCACCTCCGGGACCGGGCGCAGGCCGTGAAGCGGGGCGTCTGGCAGGCCGGGGGCTTCCCGCTGGAATTCCCGGTCTCCACCCTCAGCGAGACCTTCCAGAAGCCGACCCCGATGCTCTACCGCAACCTCCTGGCCATGGAGACGGAGGAGCTGCTGCGCTCCTACCCCGTGGACGGCGCGGTGCTGATGGGCGGCTGCGACAAGTCCACGCCCGCCCTGCTGATGGGCGCGGCCTCCGTCGACCTGCCGACCGTCTTCGTGCCCGCCGGGCCGATGCTGCCCGGTCACTGGCGCGACGAGGTCCTCGGCTCCGGAACCGACATGTGGAAGTACTGGGACGACAGGCGCGCCGGACTCATCGGCGACTGCGAGATGACCGAACTGGAGAGCGGGCTCGCGCGGTCCCCGGGTCACTGCATGACCATGGGGACGGCGTCCACGCTCACCGCCGCCGCCGAGGCGCTCGGAGTGACGATCCCGGGTGCCTCCAGCATCCCGGCCGTCGACTCCGGCCATGACCGGATGGCGGCCGCCGCGGGCCTGCGGATCGTCGAACTCGTGCACCAGGACCGCAAGTTGTCCGACATCCTCACCGAGGAGGCCTTCGCGGACGCCGTGACGACCGTCCTCGGACTCGGCGGCTCCACCAACGCCGTCATCCACCTGATCGCCATGGCCGGCCGGGCGGGCGTCACCCTCACGCTCGACGACTTCGACCGGACCGCGCGGACCGTGCCGGTGCTCGCCGACGTACGGCCCGGCGGCCGGACCCACCTGATGGAGGACTTCCACTTCGCCGGCGGTCTGCCCGGATTCCTGTCCCGGATCACGGACCTGCTGCACCTGGACCGGCCGACGGTGTCGTACGACACCCTGCGCGAGCAGCTGGCCACCGCCCGGGTGCACAACGACGACGTCATCCGCACCCGGGAGAACCCCGTCGCCGCCGAGGGCGGTGTCGCCGTCCTGCGCGGCAACCTCTGCCCCGACGGCGCCGTCATCAAGCACATCGCCGCCGAACCGCGGCTGCTCAGGCACACCGGGCCGGCGGTCGTCTTCGACGACTACCGGACGATGCAGCGGACCATCGACGACCCGTCCCTCGGCATCACGGCGGACAGCGTGCTGGTGCTGCGCGGCTCCGGGCCCAAGGGCGGCCCGGGGATGCCCGAGTACGGCATGCTGCCCATCCCCGACCACCTGCTGAAGCAGGGCGTACGGGACATGGTCCGGATCTCCGATGCCCGGATGAGCGGCACGAGTTACGGCACCTGTGTGCTGCACGTGGCGCCCGAGTCGCACATCGGCGGGCCGCTCGCCCTGGTGCGGACCGGCGACTCGATCACCCTGGACGTCGAGGCGCGATCGCTGCGGCTCGACGTGGACGACGAGGAGCTGGAGCGGCGCAGAGCGCTGTGGACGGCGCCGCCCGAACGGTACGAGCGCGGCTACGGGGCGCTCTACAACGAGCAGATCACCCAGGCCGACACCGGCTGCGACTTCGCGTTCCTGGCCCGGCCGGGCAAAGTACCGGATCCCTACGCCGGGTGA